A single region of the Ziziphus jujuba cultivar Dongzao chromosome 10, ASM3175591v1 genome encodes:
- the LOC107410680 gene encoding uncharacterized protein LOC107410680, protein MASGSSSSSKSEQQLLEKLEAPQQMLNDDDDDDDDYSSKQMKHIALVVIGIVVVMSKPMGMIWAVVKPKRPVYAIEYGLISNATVPSSLESLIGNFRFVMRSYNLNTKTTIYYDSMKILSRNSSNNVTRISFTFCTSREETWL, encoded by the coding sequence ATGGCTTCCGGTTCCAGTAGTAGTTCCAAGTCTGAGCAGCaacttttagaaaaattagaagCTCCTCAGCAAATgctaaatgatgatgatgatgatgatgatgactaCTCCAGCAAGCAAATGAAGCACATAGCTTTGGTGGTTATAGGCATAGTTGTGGTTATGAGCAAACCAATGGGCATGATTTGGGCAGTTGTGAAACCAAAACGACCCGTTTATGCTATCGAATATGGTTTGATTTCAAATGCGACAGTCCCAAGCAGCCTGGAATCTCTCATAGGCAACTTCAGGTTTGTGATGAGGTCCTATAATCTAAACACCAAGACCACCATATACTATGACTCAATGAAGATTTTAAGCCGTAACAGTAGCAACAATGTGACTCgaatttcttttactttttgcaCAAGTCGAGAAGAAACCTGGTTATGA